A region of uncultured Desulfobacter sp. DNA encodes the following proteins:
- the pilQ gene encoding type IV pilus secretin PilQ, protein MRKYIHIYFLALILMVLGFGCQATQKEEKMPDRFEKWRAMAESSPKVTPDARPYIEEIDRNVQKKVEVLEQEYKARHQAEESFEPEKKLPRMRLTMKMHDVPVAVLLRTLARAADVNILINETVSGQAKINITNVPWNQAFTGLLDSYGLTYKWSGNILRVITVDDLNKEIALMEAKQKYQKSRKEHALAMEAIARRQEKLEPLLTRVVKINFADLEELRLNIEKYLQASSREAAIEKAMAESGDKKSAAEQADFRDSIFKDTNTNSLVIHATRSELDKIMPIIQKLDKPNLQILIEAHIVEATSDTARELGVQWGGLGLTTTSNGTQRNWVGGGSSDFTSNSWETDDDGNTNLNIGNTIINNAISGTGGLSLGFMTEKLGEWALYTELTALQEEGKVNILSKPSITTLDHHKAIIESGKEVPFQTVENDEVSIEWRKAVISLEVTPHVINENIVRLEIKTNKDELDFTNTVDGNPTINTKNAETMVNLFDGQTTVIGGLNKENIEDGKTGVPGLMNIPGLGWLFRNTSNSAGMEELLIFITPHILKGQPAPSRPVANNTAKPETSVSAGAQ, encoded by the coding sequence ATGAGAAAATATATTCACATTTATTTTTTAGCACTGATACTGATGGTTCTTGGGTTTGGGTGTCAGGCCACGCAAAAGGAAGAAAAAATGCCGGACCGGTTTGAAAAATGGCGGGCCATGGCCGAGAGTTCCCCCAAGGTGACGCCGGACGCTCGTCCGTATATTGAAGAGATCGACAGGAATGTCCAGAAAAAGGTTGAGGTTCTGGAGCAGGAGTACAAGGCCAGGCACCAGGCTGAAGAATCGTTTGAACCTGAAAAAAAGCTGCCCAGAATGCGGCTGACCATGAAAATGCATGATGTTCCTGTGGCGGTTCTCCTAAGAACCCTTGCCAGGGCGGCCGACGTCAACATCCTGATTAATGAGACCGTTTCGGGCCAGGCAAAGATCAACATCACCAACGTGCCATGGAATCAGGCATTTACCGGGCTTCTGGATTCCTATGGCCTGACCTATAAATGGAGTGGCAATATTTTACGCGTGATTACCGTGGATGATCTTAACAAGGAAATCGCGCTCATGGAAGCCAAACAAAAATATCAGAAAAGCAGAAAAGAACATGCTCTGGCCATGGAAGCCATTGCCCGAAGACAGGAAAAGCTTGAACCTCTGTTGACCCGGGTGGTGAAAATTAATTTTGCCGATCTTGAAGAATTACGTCTTAACATCGAAAAATATCTGCAGGCCAGCTCCAGGGAAGCTGCCATTGAAAAAGCCATGGCCGAATCAGGAGATAAAAAGAGTGCTGCAGAGCAGGCTGATTTCAGAGACTCCATTTTTAAAGATACAAATACCAATTCGCTGGTCATCCACGCGACAAGATCAGAGTTAGATAAAATTATGCCCATTATCCAGAAGCTGGATAAACCCAATCTGCAGATTCTGATTGAAGCCCATATTGTAGAAGCCACATCAGATACGGCCAGGGAACTTGGGGTCCAGTGGGGAGGACTTGGCCTTACAACAACCAGCAACGGAACCCAGCGCAACTGGGTGGGCGGGGGATCTTCGGATTTTACTTCTAACTCCTGGGAAACAGACGATGACGGTAACACAAATCTGAATATTGGGAACACAATCATTAACAATGCGATATCCGGCACAGGCGGGCTTTCTTTGGGGTTCATGACCGAAAAGCTTGGAGAGTGGGCGCTTTACACGGAGCTGACCGCTCTGCAGGAAGAGGGTAAGGTAAATATTCTATCAAAACCCTCCATCACCACTCTGGATCACCACAAAGCGATTATTGAATCGGGTAAAGAGGTTCCCTTCCAGACCGTGGAAAACGACGAAGTGTCAATTGAGTGGCGAAAAGCTGTGATCAGTCTGGAGGTAACACCCCATGTGATCAATGAAAATATTGTCAGGCTGGAGATTAAAACCAATAAAGATGAACTTGATTTTACCAATACGGTTGATGGCAATCCTACGATTAACACCAAAAATGCAGAAACCATGGTTAACCTGTTTGACGGTCAAACAACGGTTATCGGCGGTTTAAATAAGGAAAATATTGAAGACGGTAAAACCGGGGTACCGGGCCTGATGAATATTCCAGGGCTGGGGTGGCTGTTCAGAAATACAAGCAATTCTGCTGGAATGGAAGAGTTGCTTATTTTTATTACCCCGCATATACTTAAAGGGCAGCCTGCCCCATCAAGGCCTGTGGCGAATAATACGGCAAAGCCGGAAACCTCAGTGTCGGCAGGAGCCCAGTAA
- a CDS encoding AAA family ATPase, whose protein sequence is MMYYRTLHLEKEPFSNSPDPGVFFNSRQHLTALQKLEISIRLRRGLNVVTGDVGTGKTTVCRQLIRKIDTDEKIRYFLILDPGFASPKEFLTLILCQFTGAPLDTHRHDNELTLKEKIKVNLFSSGVDNDTTTVLMIDEGQKLPLYCLETLRELLNYETNDKKLLQIVIFAQKEFDKMIRGMENFVDRINFRFTFLPLSFFETRALIRFRIDLAASIGHDTENQLPGFTFFGFWAIYRITRGYPRKIINLCHHVLLNMIIQDRQRAGSFFVHACAGDIFPDYQERIRISLPPALSVFAMVIVFVLAFHVKTLVKIAPEPIQQKVFEWASSNSSTVDHAAMGLTPALDTVEIVKKYPVFVQSEPSAPVIVVPSGFDKISGGEPNLIGYAKIPDGSSLRAMISVIYGTYSKKILQKILQENAGIEDPNLILNGEVIYFPVIRETSAHWLPEHICLAAGSFSDLNKAYNKAWEYRKQGLDARTLSTWSVENGFIFYVVLNRVFTDKSTAQAFSAQLSESFGEFQETEIAGLIENRKIL, encoded by the coding sequence ATGATGTATTACCGGACATTGCATCTGGAAAAGGAGCCCTTTTCCAATTCACCTGATCCCGGGGTCTTTTTTAACTCCCGGCAGCATCTAACCGCCTTGCAAAAGCTTGAGATATCCATCCGGCTGCGCAGGGGGCTTAACGTGGTCACAGGAGATGTGGGTACCGGAAAAACAACAGTGTGCCGACAACTGATTCGAAAAATTGATACCGATGAAAAGATCAGATATTTCCTGATACTGGACCCGGGATTCGCCTCGCCGAAAGAATTTCTGACCTTAATACTTTGCCAGTTTACCGGTGCGCCGTTGGACACACACCGGCATGACAATGAGTTAACTCTTAAGGAGAAGATTAAAGTCAACCTGTTTTCATCAGGGGTTGACAACGATACCACCACGGTTCTGATGATTGACGAAGGTCAGAAACTGCCGCTTTACTGCCTTGAAACATTAAGGGAATTGCTCAATTACGAGACAAACGATAAAAAGCTGCTTCAGATCGTAATTTTTGCCCAGAAAGAGTTCGACAAGATGATCAGGGGCATGGAAAATTTTGTGGACCGGATTAATTTCAGGTTCACTTTTTTGCCCTTAAGTTTTTTTGAAACCAGAGCGTTAATACGATTTCGAATAGATCTGGCCGCATCGATAGGTCATGATACTGAAAATCAACTACCTGGATTCACTTTTTTCGGGTTCTGGGCTATTTATAGAATAACCAGAGGATATCCCAGAAAAATTATCAATCTGTGTCACCATGTACTGTTAAACATGATCATTCAGGACCGGCAGCGCGCCGGCTCCTTTTTTGTTCATGCCTGTGCAGGAGATATTTTTCCCGATTACCAGGAAAGAATAAGGATCTCTTTGCCTCCTGCCCTCTCCGTTTTTGCCATGGTTATAGTTTTTGTTCTGGCATTTCATGTCAAAACGTTAGTGAAGATCGCACCTGAACCGATTCAACAAAAAGTTTTTGAATGGGCCTCCTCCAATTCTTCCACCGTCGACCATGCCGCTATGGGTTTAACCCCAGCTTTGGACACGGTAGAAATTGTTAAAAAATATCCTGTGTTCGTTCAATCTGAACCTTCTGCCCCTGTCATCGTTGTCCCGTCTGGTTTTGATAAAATTTCCGGAGGCGAACCCAATCTTATAGGATACGCGAAAATACCTGATGGCAGCAGTTTGCGTGCGATGATATCAGTTATTTATGGAACATATTCAAAAAAGATTCTTCAGAAAATTCTGCAGGAAAATGCCGGAATTGAAGATCCCAATCTGATTCTTAACGGAGAAGTGATCTATTTTCCTGTAATCAGAGAGACCTCAGCACATTGGCTTCCAGAACATATTTGCCTGGCGGCAGGCAGTTTTTCTGATTTGAATAAAGCGTATAACAAAGCATGGGAGTACAGAAAGCAGGGATTGGATGCCCGGACGCTATCAACCTGGAGCGTGGAAAATGGATTTATATTTTATGTGGTATTAAACCGGGTGTTTACAGATAAATCAACCGCCCAAGCCTTTTCGGCACAGCTATCCGAATCTTTCGGTGAATTCCAGGAGACTGAGATCGCTGGCTTAATTGAAAATAGAAAGATTTTGTAA
- a CDS encoding ATPase, T2SS/T4P/T4SS family, with protein sequence MAIKRKRLGEMLIEAQILEKAQLETALIGARKSGKRLGQYLIREGIVNEKDIVELISSQMQIKRYDPNDYSITTALANIFDVDTAQKYHAVPIHKKDGILLIAMTDPLDINAYDHIEVYTDTEVEAVICTEQEFSALIASVYGTYAGADGVMEHIQEMQEMDVKDEVDEQYQKNISSLMDMAEEAPVVRLVNSILTQAVKERASDVHLGPEKDYVEIRFRVDGKLHHIPAPPRNMFTSIVSRLKILANLDISVSRIPQDGRFTVVVQDREINIRVSTIPTVYGENMVLRLLDTSAGIYSLDKLGMDPKDIALIEKMIKMPYGLLLATGPTGSGKSTSLFSMLKIINTPDVNIITLEDPVEYRMEHVRQGQLNRKAGMTFASGLRAILRQDPDVVMIGEIRDGETAGVAVQAALTGHMVLSTVHTNDAAGAITRFVDMGIEPFLVSSVMLLTQAQRLIRTVCPHCKESYSPPETIRKFWGLDHAQGVDFVRGRGCMQCKDTGYLGRTGLYEVLHINQDVQKMILAGKSAQEITFLCQKSGHLKTLKQDAANKVANGITSPEEAASAVMV encoded by the coding sequence ATGGCAATTAAACGCAAACGCCTTGGTGAGATGCTGATAGAAGCCCAAATACTTGAAAAGGCCCAGCTTGAAACTGCGCTGATTGGTGCCAGAAAAAGCGGGAAGCGGCTTGGGCAATATCTTATCCGGGAGGGAATTGTCAACGAGAAAGACATTGTAGAGCTGATCTCTTCCCAGATGCAGATCAAGCGTTACGATCCCAATGATTATTCGATTACCACAGCGCTTGCCAATATTTTTGATGTGGATACTGCCCAGAAATATCACGCTGTGCCCATTCATAAAAAAGACGGTATATTGCTCATCGCCATGACAGACCCCCTTGATATCAACGCCTACGATCATATAGAGGTGTATACGGATACCGAGGTGGAAGCGGTTATCTGCACGGAACAGGAATTCAGCGCTCTGATTGCTTCAGTGTACGGTACTTACGCAGGTGCCGACGGTGTTATGGAGCATATCCAGGAAATGCAGGAGATGGACGTCAAAGATGAAGTTGATGAACAATACCAGAAGAACATCTCCTCGCTTATGGACATGGCTGAAGAGGCACCGGTTGTCAGGCTTGTCAACTCCATTCTCACCCAGGCCGTCAAGGAAAGGGCGTCGGACGTTCATTTGGGACCTGAAAAAGATTATGTTGAGATCAGGTTCAGGGTGGACGGAAAACTGCACCATATTCCTGCGCCGCCCAGGAATATGTTTACATCTATTGTTTCCCGGTTAAAAATTCTTGCCAACCTGGATATTTCCGTGTCCAGAATTCCCCAGGACGGTCGTTTTACAGTGGTTGTGCAGGACAGAGAGATCAATATCCGTGTGTCCACAATACCCACGGTATACGGGGAAAATATGGTGCTTCGTCTCCTGGATACCAGCGCAGGCATTTACTCTCTGGACAAATTGGGTATGGATCCCAAGGACATTGCCCTTATCGAAAAAATGATTAAAATGCCCTATGGTCTCCTTCTTGCCACAGGACCAACCGGCTCAGGGAAAAGTACCTCGCTGTTTTCCATGCTGAAAATCATCAACACACCTGATGTCAATATCATCACTTTGGAAGATCCGGTGGAATATCGTATGGAACATGTGCGCCAGGGGCAGCTCAACAGAAAAGCAGGCATGACCTTTGCCTCAGGCCTTCGTGCCATTTTGCGTCAGGATCCGGATGTGGTTATGATCGGGGAGATCCGTGATGGCGAAACCGCAGGGGTTGCTGTCCAGGCTGCACTGACAGGGCATATGGTGCTCAGTACGGTCCATACCAACGATGCTGCCGGCGCCATTACCCGTTTTGTGGACATGGGCATTGAGCCCTTCCTGGTCTCTTCGGTTATGCTGCTCACCCAGGCACAGCGACTTATCCGAACGGTCTGCCCCCATTGTAAGGAATCGTATTCACCACCTGAGACCATCCGTAAATTCTGGGGCCTTGACCATGCCCAGGGAGTGGATTTTGTCCGGGGACGGGGGTGTATGCAGTGCAAGGATACCGGCTATCTTGGACGAACTGGTCTTTATGAAGTTCTTCACATCAATCAGGATGTTCAAAAAATGATACTTGCCGGTAAATCAGCCCAGGAAATCACTTTTCTCTGCCAGAAATCCGGTCATTTAAAAACTTTGAAACAGGATGCTGCCAACAAGGTGGCCAATGGAATAACCAGTCCTGAGGAGGCAGCTTCTGCTGTAATGGTGTAA